The Bacillota bacterium LX-D region CTAAACGGGTTCCTTTTTTTGAGCTTTTCTCATATAAGATATTATGGCATTCAGGGCAAATTTCGTTAGTAGGCTTATCCCAGGATACATATTGACATTCGGGATAATTACTGCAACCAAAAAATTTTCTTCCCTTTTTGGTTCTGCGCATAACTAGTTTCCCGTCACATTTTGGACATTTTACTCCGATTTCTTCTAAAAGGGGCTTAGTATTTCGGCACTCTGGAAATCCAGGGCAAGCTAAAAATTTACCATACCGTCCCATTTTAACAACCATATTTCGTCCGCATTTTTCGCACAATTCATCTGAAATTTCATCTGCTATTTCAATTTCACCAATTTCCTTTTCAGCTTCACTTAGTTCTCGAGCAAAGGGTTCATAAAAATTTTGAACTACTGATTTCCAATTTAACTTTCCTTCCTCTACTTCATCTAAGTTATCTTCCATATTAGCAGTAAATTCCACATCAATAATATCAGGAAAATATTGTTTTAAAAGTTCTATTACAATAAAGCCTAACTCAGTAGGTACAAACTGTTTCTGCTCACGAATAACATACCCTCGATGTAAAATAGTTTCAATAATTGGTGCATAAGTACTAGGTCTGCCAATACCGAGCTCCTCAAGTGTTTTAACTAAAGTCGCTTCCGAATATCTCGGAGGTGGTTGAGTGAAATGCTGTTTCGGAGAAAGTTTTTGTACATAAAGTTGCTCACCTTCTTCCAATTTAGGTAGGTTTCCTTCCTCTTCGTTATCTTCCTTACATTCGGTATAAACTTGCATAAACCCAAGAAATTTTATGGTGGTTCCATTGGCCCTAAATAAATAATTATCAGCTTTAATATCAACAGTAGTTGTATCCAATACTGCAGAACTCATTTGGCTGGCAATAAAGCGAGCCCAGATTAATCTATATAGTTTTAATTGATCTTTAGTCAGTACTTCTTCTAAATTTTCAGGCAATCTCAGAACTGAAGTAGGTCTAATCGCTTCATGAGCATTTTGGGCTTGTTTTTTAGTATTGTATACTCTGGGAACCTCTGGAGCATATTCTGAGCCATATTTTTCGACAATATAGCTTTTAGCCTCCTCTTGGGCAATTGTTGCGATTCTGGTGGAATCAGTCCTAATATATGTTATTAAGCCAACAGTTCCTTCCTTTTTACCTAAATCAATACCTTCGTATAGTTGTTGCGCTAACATCATTGTCTTTCGAGCCGTAAAATTAAGCTTGCGATAGGCTTCCTGCTGCAAACTGCTAGTTGTGAAGGGCGGTGAGGGATTGCGCTTCTTTTCTTTCTTTCTAATCTCTTTAACAATAAATTCCGAACTTTTTAATTCACTTAAAATTCCATCCATTTCTGCTTGGGAAGAAATTTTTATTAGCTTATTTTCTTTTTTATATAATTTAGCCTCAACTTTGCCCTTTTGCTCAGTTTTTAACAAAGCTGTCAAGCTCCAATATTCTTCGGGAACAAACTGATTGATTTCTGATTCTCTATTGCAAATCAACCACACAGCCACTGACTGTACTCTTCCTGCGCTTAATCCTTTACGAACTTTTTTCCAGAGCAATGGGCTTAGTCCGTAGCCAACTAAACGGTCTAAAATTCTTCTTGCCTGCTGAGCATTAACGCGATCGTAATCGATCTTTCTAGGAACCTGGACAGCTTTTTGAATCGCGCCTTTTGTAATTTCGTTGAACTCTATTCTACATTTTTGACCGTTATCTATATTTAAAATCTGCTGCAAATGCCAAGCTATTGCCTCACCTTCTCTATCCGGGTCAGGTGCAAGCAAAACTGCGTCGCTTTTTTTAGCAGCAGCTTTTAATTCCTTAATAATATCTCCTTTACCGCGAATTGTAATATATTTTGGTTCAAAACCTTGTTCTATGTTAACGCCCATTTGGCTTTTTGGTAAATCCCGTATATGACCCATGGATGATTTCACAACATATTTATTACCTAAAAAGCGGCCAATTGTCTTGGCCTTGGCAGGCGACTCAACAATAACTAGTACTTTTGGCAATTATCTCACTCCAACCAATCCCATAATTAATTATTAATAATATACTTTTGACCAGGCAGTTGCCTGATTATACCCTTAATCTCTAAGATAGACATAAAACTTAAAATTTCCTGAGGTTTAAAACCAGAAGCTAAAATTAGTTCATCAAGTCCAATAGGTTCTATAGATAGCAGCGACACCAGCTTTATTTCACTTTGAGATAAATGTACATCCTCTTTCGTCAATGATTTAATGCACAGCCCATAATCTTCTAAAATATCCGCCGCTGATTCAACTAACTTTGCTCCTTGTTTTATTAAGTGGTTAGTACCTTTGCTATACTTACTCAAAGCGGAACCTGGAACTGCATAAACATCTTTCCCCTGTTCTAAGGCATAATCTGCAGTAATTAAGGAGCCGCTTTTTTCGGCAGCTTCAACAACTACAACTCCTTGAGCTAAACCACTTATAATCCTATTTCTTCTAGGAAAGTTACGAGGTTCAGGTCTTACACCTAAGGGAAATTCTGAAATAACTGCACCCTTTTCTATTATTCTGCCCATTAATTTTTTATTTTCGGGAGGGTAAATTATGTCCAGACCGCACCCTAAAACTGCAATAGTAGCTGTTTCAGCACCTAAGGCCCCTAAATGAGCAAAAGTATCAATACCTCTAGCCATACCGCTAATAATACAAAAATGTTGGCTTCCTAAATCCCTAGCAATACCTTCGGTCATCTTTTGTCCATAAATAGTAGCCTTCCGCGAGCCAACAATAGCAATTGTATTATGTTTTAAATGTTCAAGGCTCCCTTTATAATACAATACTGGAGGGGCATCGTAAATATTACGTAATCTCACGGGATAAAGTTCGTCTAATAATGTTACCATTCTAACTTCATTATTCTCTAATCTTTTTATTTCGAATTCTAGGTCAATTTTCTTGCGCCAAGTCAAAAATGCATTCAGGATATTCTGTTTACCCTGCAATGCTTCCAACAACTGTTTTGAGTCTGCTTCCCAAGCCAACTTGGCTTCGCCAAAATACTCAATTAAACTCTTAAATCTAATAGGCCCTATGCCTGGTATTAAATTTAACGCATGCCAATAAATATTTTCTACCATTTTTCTAATTCTCCAACTTATTTTTTCACTATTTTTCTAGGAAAAGCCTATATTCTCCTGCCTTAAATATTTAATTTATTTTTTAACCATTTATTTATAATTGGCAGGATTAGTAAAAAAAAATTCGAAATAATATAGGATAAATAATTAAGACATAAAAAGGAGAATTCTTAATGCTTGCTATTATTAATTCTTTAGCATTAAGAGGTATAGATGCTAATTTAATTAAAGTTGAAGTGGATGTGTCCTCAGGGTTGCCAGGTTTTAATATTGTAGGTTTGCCAGATACCTCTGTACGTGAAGCTAGTGAAAGAGTAAGAGCTGCAGTAAAAAATACGGGCTTTGAATTTCCGGCTAAAAGAATTACCATCAATTTAGCTCCTGCAGATTTAAAAAAAGAAGGCTCCGGACTTGACTTACCTATTGCAATTGGAATTTTAGCTGCTACGGGACAAATTGCAGGAGACATTATTCAAACCAGTTATTTTATTGGAGAACTTTCTTTAGACGGCTCCTTAAGGTCTGTCCCTGGAGTTTTACCAATGGCTTGTGCCTTGTCCCAGCCTGATAACAGTAACAAATTTTTGATTGTACCTGAAGCAAACGGTTTTGAAGCAGCTTTAGCTGGAACTATCCCCGTACTATCGGTGAAAAACTTACAGCAAGTTGCAGGTATGATAACCGGCCAACTACCCTTAAATCCTCTGGCAGTTAGGGTCGAAGATTTTTTTCTTCAAAAGAATTCCGAGAGTTTGGATTTTTCTGAAGTATATGGGCAAAATGGCGTAAAAAGGGCCTTGGAAATTGCTGCAGCGGGAGGCCATAATGTCCTAATGATCGGTTCACCGGGATCAGGTAAAACAATGTTAGCTAAACGTATTGCTTCGATATTACCTAATTTAACTATAGATGAAGCATTATCTATTAGTAAAATATACAGCAGCAGCGGTTTACTAAATTCACAGGACCCTTTAATTAGTAAGCGTCCTTTTAGAGCGCCGCATCATACTGCCTCTACAGCGAGTTTAATCGGCGGTGGTAAATTTCCACGTCCCGGAGAAATAAGTTTAGCCCAGGAAGGCATTCTCTTCCTTGATGAACTGCCTGAATACCGAAAAGACGTTTTAGAAGCACTGCGCCAGCCTTTGGAAGATAGAATTGTGACTATTTCAAGAATATCAGGCACTGTTTCCTACCCCGCCAGTTTTATGCTTGTTGCCGCCATGAACCCTTGCCCTTGTGGATATTATGGTGATAGCGAAAAAGAATGTGTCTGTACTCCATATCAAAT contains the following coding sequences:
- a CDS encoding YifB family Mg chelatase-like AAA ATPase; the protein is MLAIINSLALRGIDANLIKVEVDVSSGLPGFNIVGLPDTSVREASERVRAAVKNTGFEFPAKRITINLAPADLKKEGSGLDLPIAIGILAATGQIAGDIIQTSYFIGELSLDGSLRSVPGVLPMACALSQPDNSNKFLIVPEANGFEAALAGTIPVLSVKNLQQVAGMITGQLPLNPLAVRVEDFFLQKNSESLDFSEVYGQNGVKRALEIAAAGGHNVLMIGSPGSGKTMLAKRIASILPNLTIDEALSISKIYSSSGLLNSQDPLISKRPFRAPHHTASTASLIGGGKFPRPGEISLAQEGILFLDELPEYRKDVLEALRQPLEDRIVTISRISGTVSYPASFMLVAAMNPCPCGYYGDSEKECVCTPYQIQKYRNKLSGPLLDRIDIQIEVPRLKYEDLESNLPSETSQEIKLRVEKARSIQRKRFKETGLNSNSQMTHKLIPVHCVTTKKAKLLLHKAFQKLGLSMRAHDRILKIARTIADLAEKDIINDEHLAEAIHYRMLDRQKNIFS
- the topA gene encoding type I DNA topoisomerase, which encodes MPKVLVIVESPAKAKTIGRFLGNKYVVKSSMGHIRDLPKSQMGVNIEQGFEPKYITIRGKGDIIKELKAAAKKSDAVLLAPDPDREGEAIAWHLQQILNIDNGQKCRIEFNEITKGAIQKAVQVPRKIDYDRVNAQQARRILDRLVGYGLSPLLWKKVRKGLSAGRVQSVAVWLICNRESEINQFVPEEYWSLTALLKTEQKGKVEAKLYKKENKLIKISSQAEMDGILSELKSSEFIVKEIRKKEKKRNPSPPFTTSSLQQEAYRKLNFTARKTMMLAQQLYEGIDLGKKEGTVGLITYIRTDSTRIATIAQEEAKSYIVEKYGSEYAPEVPRVYNTKKQAQNAHEAIRPTSVLRLPENLEEVLTKDQLKLYRLIWARFIASQMSSAVLDTTTVDIKADNYLFRANGTTIKFLGFMQVYTECKEDNEEEGNLPKLEEGEQLYVQKLSPKQHFTQPPPRYSEATLVKTLEELGIGRPSTYAPIIETILHRGYVIREQKQFVPTELGFIVIELLKQYFPDIIDVEFTANMEDNLDEVEEGKLNWKSVVQNFYEPFARELSEAEKEIGEIEIADEISDELCEKCGRNMVVKMGRYGKFLACPGFPECRNTKPLLEEIGVKCPKCDGKLVMRRTKKGRKFFGCSNYPECQYVSWDKPTNEICPECHNILYEKSSKKGTRLVCNQEGCGYEKTVSKDND
- the dprA gene encoding DNA-processing protein DprA, coding for MVENIYWHALNLIPGIGPIRFKSLIEYFGEAKLAWEADSKQLLEALQGKQNILNAFLTWRKKIDLEFEIKRLENNEVRMVTLLDELYPVRLRNIYDAPPVLYYKGSLEHLKHNTIAIVGSRKATIYGQKMTEGIARDLGSQHFCIISGMARGIDTFAHLGALGAETATIAVLGCGLDIIYPPENKKLMGRIIEKGAVISEFPLGVRPEPRNFPRRNRIISGLAQGVVVVEAAEKSGSLITADYALEQGKDVYAVPGSALSKYSKGTNHLIKQGAKLVESAADILEDYGLCIKSLTKEDVHLSQSEIKLVSLLSIEPIGLDELILASGFKPQEILSFMSILEIKGIIRQLPGQKYIINN